From Deinococcus sedimenti, one genomic window encodes:
- a CDS encoding ParB N-terminal domain-containing protein, with product MLQPLLARPTPDGHEIIAGERRWRAAQLTGLTEVPVNVRESPTSGPCAPRC from the coding sequence GTGCTGCAGCCGCTGCTGGCGCGCCCCACGCCGGACGGTCACGAGATCATCGCCGGGGAGCGCCGCTGGCGGGCCGCGCAACTGACCGGTCTTACCGAAGTGCCCGTGAACGTCCGCGAGTCACCGACGAGCGGGCCATGCGCGCCGCGCTGCTGA